The Biomphalaria glabrata chromosome 7, xgBioGlab47.1, whole genome shotgun sequence region GCATAGACAGGATTTCCAAGCATATGGTTTGCAAATCGATGCCGAAAAATACAATTGACCATTACGGCAAATAGtgaacaaagttttaaaatagaatctgGCAAAGTGAGCCTTCAGTTTTCTAATCACCTCGGTTGAGGTTGACGTTGTCAATAAGTCAGCTTCAATCCAATTTAAGATGTTGTCAACAGTGATCAAGTATGTTCTCCCTTGGATTTGCATTAAGTCTGTTCCAACCTTTTGCCAAAGTCCCTTTCCTTCATAATTCGGCCATAACGTCGTTCTCTCTGATTGCTAGGTTTATTCTCTTGGCAGGCAGTGCATGAGTCGGACATCTGTTTCATTTCTGCAGCCATTCCTGGCCAGAAAATTAGAGCCCTCGCCCGCATTATCATGCGGTCGCATGCTAGGTGGAAGGCATGTAGCTTCTCATTCAACTCTGAGCGCATGTTTTGGGGAATCAGAACTCTTTCACCCaaggccggtcctacagattgcggggccctatgcgaaacggattgcgcggggcttAGTCTGGAAAGGGATAAGGATAACAagtgaaaattaaattattttttttttttaaaataaatacgtcTTTGCATCTtgttcatactttactaagtacaaaatcacgacaattttgtctattatAAGGACGTTTTTATCAGTTTTtaggatattttaaaaattttaagagATTTCCAGTAGCtactggaaaatcaggaggcagcggaaaccctgttaggttaaaatggtttaattaataatttacacctagtgttagcgcggggcctataaaagtgcggggcccactgcggccgcataggttgcggtgccctaaggccggccctgctttcACCCTATAAACTTATAGCGTTTCGGTAAAATCATAATAGGGCCTCAGAGCCCCGGCTGCTACCATATTGATTAGTATTGAAGCATCGAAACAACAAGTGTAGAATTTGGGCCGTACACATTAAATTCATACATCATACGAAGCCATCTTGAGCAGAACTGCTTGTTCACAACAAAGGACACATAACTAACAATGACAAAGGAATATAACTCAAATATAACatgtattaacaaaaacaaagtcaTAGCCGTTGGCACTATAATCAGACTGATGCCTTCTTGGGCAGCATTACATTCTTGTATGCTTGCAAATCTTGGACGCTAACTGCAGAATTAGAGAGGATGCTATAAAAGGATCATAGGTATTACATAAAAATACCGCAACATCAGGACCACAATGGCAATAAAGCCACAGCATGACCTGCTgacaactgtaaaaaaaaaaaaaaacaactacaactGTATGGCACTATCACTAGGTGCTTAGGGCTcgtaaagaccttccttcagagaacagtaccaggaaaaaatgAGGAAGATGTAGACCGAGacagcgatgggaagacaacaccaAATGGACGGTTCTGTCATTTAAAGAGATTTTATTCATtgtaaaagacagagagaaatggagagataCAGTCAACAGATGGTGAAGAGTGCCCCAGCGTTCCAAGGGCATAAGAATGTGTGAATGTTAAGGGGATTATTTATTGTATGACAgccataaaacatttttttaagactAGCTAAGGTGCCAGCTTGTTGTAACCGATCCCATACATAGGAGatatgacagtgattttgttgagtttctttcccttatataagttttgctgttgttgttgttgttttttaagttagtttttcttttgcttgcttagAGCATCGGCAGGAGCATGTTAAGCTTATTGTTGTTTACGTGgaaagatgtaggcctacatctattgTGCTGGTCTAATGTTAGCTAACAAACCGACGGTccgaggttgttttttttttaaggggaaaaaaaaaggggggggggggttcgagtgACCTGAATAATAAGGACGGTTGACTTTCTGGTGGTCTTCCGACTGCATGCTCTCAATCTATGCCGATGCGtaagctgggggggggggcgagaatATGAAAATCTCACACCACACCCCCGAGCCCCCACGTCAGAGGGACCAcgaaattagtgttttttacattaaataataaatattacgcaaaatgcagggtcgtctaaagaggtcaagccccccccccaggATCCCCAAATAATggtaaattcctagctacgccactgaatctaTGACATAACACGCTCCCTTCTTTTGGCTTACACACGGAAGTGGGACACTTGCAAATCATCAGATAAACTGCAGAAAAAAGAAGATACACTTTAGGAAGTTAAGTTTCACTGTGTGTGTTGTTTTGGGAAGTTATTTAaattgtgtgtgttgttgttttaagaATCGGCTTGCTGAGTGTCACTGTGTGTAGCTGTTTTAGGAGATTTCAATTATTCCAAGAAAATAGCTTCATGAAGCCACAGATTTTTTAGCTATCTGTAATGAGGGGGATAAATTGAATCTGTTACCGAATACGTGAGTTATTGCCCTTTATTCACTTTATATGCCTCGGGGCATTGAAGATTGCTTTTGTGTTTCcggaaaagaaaatgtataagAAATGGCAGCAAAGtagaaacaataacatttacatttgttctgatctagtctagatctagatctaagtgcaACTTATCATTTCTTTATCTAGAAGAGGTACTAAAAAATTATAAGGGAAATCATTTCCCTCAATTTAGATCAATCTAGCTaggtctagattactctagatcaaTAATTTTCAATAAACtaaattagtaattaatttaataaataaagttaaagtttttattttatttttaagacaaattaataataattaatattaattaaataattaaatctagatctataaagagtATAATAAACTAATAAAGCCTTAGATTAGGCTTATCACTTGACTTGACACTTGATCTACTGTATCTATCTACCAACTGTAATGTGACATACAGTATTGTctgtctctttaaaaaatgatgGAACTTTTAAGGagtgtttttaaagaaacagcTGGTATAGGGGAATGGAAAATTGTTATTTGGGGGTTTAAAGTGTCAGTAGATGTGCTGCGATACTATTTATATATCCAAAAATAGTGTATggatatatgaaataaaatactgtGTCTCCACTTCAGGTAAATTTGAATTTCACTGACAGTCTTGAAATGTATTCCCCTTGAAAGTCAAGGGAACACTgtaaattaattaaatctatTTATGAGTATTAGAGATTTTACATGAAATGTTGTCCATTTTGATGTTTTCAGAGAATATGAAGATTTTCCTTCCATTATTTGAGAACGTAAACAcaagtttgttttatatgtattGTGAACATCTTGTCAACTTTGCTGCTCACTTGAGAATATTGTTTAGTAGTCTCCAAAACAATAATGTCCACTGCATCTGATCATGTAGCACAGGTAAAGCTATGTTACTGCATCTGATCATATAGAAGCACAGGTAAAGTTATGTTACTGCATCTGATCATATAGAAGCACAGGTAAAGTTATGTTACTGCATCTGATCATATAGAAGCACAGGTAAAGTTATGTTACTGCATCTGATCATATAGAAGCACAGGTAAAGTTATGTTACTGCATCTGATCATATAGAAGCACAGGTAAAGTTATGTTACTGCATCTGATCATATAGAAGCACAGGTAAAGTTATGTTACTGCATCTGATCATATAGAAGCACAGGTAAAGTTATGTTACTGCATCTGATCATATAGAAGCACAAGTAAAGTTATGTTACTGCATCCCAGTGTTCATCAACAGCACTTCTGTCAGAAACCACAGATATTATGGTAGAAGCAGTGGTAGTTTTGCTCAAATTTAAGACTGTCATACTTGCAAGTTCTGCAGTATTTTTAAAAccatctaaaaatatttttttttttctattgcctAGAAATGATTTTACTCTTGACAATGTGATTCAGTTTTAGTTACATTTTAGTTACATATAGTTAAGTTTTAGCTTCAAATAGTAAACTAAATTTGGCTTTAGATCGTAAATCTAAGTCGATGTGTTTGGCCCATTAGGCTGAATTGAGGATAACAcctttaataaaaattttagCAACACCTAATAGGGCTTGGCCAAAAGTATTTTTAGAAGCTCCATTAACCAAATAAATTGCTAGACAGTGTACTATTATAAATGCACAACCATACCTACTTTACTAGAGttgatcaatttaaagtttgaCATGTTGTTACATTCTCTTCATGTTTATTGCAAACCTGTGTATTggtatatttgtaaaataaagttaCAATGATTATTTTTGATGATTTCAATTAATGTTACAGAGCTCTGACAATTCTAGTCTGTCGCAGCCTCTTCGACCCAGTAATGATGGTCGCCAGCTTCCAAGCATTCCAAATTCAACGCCTTACAGTTCAAGATCTCAGAACGGTAGCAGAGTTGGTCAAGCTCTGACGAACAGAGGTAGCAATGGTTATGGTCCTTTTTTTCAAGAATATTCTCTGATGGCCGAATAgtaagttgtatttttttaaataatatattgtatGCTTAAAATGTGCTGTTGTTGTTTCCTTCTATTTTGTGTTGGTTAAAGACAAAGTTCCTGAATTACAGGCTTTACAAGTCCATACATCTTGTAAATCAACAGTTACTATAAACAATTTTAATCTTTTCTGTTAGAATACTACAACTCCTTATAGCATTACATACATAGTTATGAATCACAGGTCTAATCATGTTCTCAAAACGTTAAGTTTCTTGGCACACTCTGCTTCTACATTTAGTTCCATACATgcttacaataaaaatattcaatacaATCTGTTTGTAAACTTTTTCTCTATAATTTTTGTCACTTGTTTACTATTAATTGTCTgatggtgtaaaaaaaaaaatatatataatgaatctAGCCatgaaagttattttaataatgtCTTTTTTCTGTAACAGCCACCTTTTACAGCAACAAAAAATTCCAGGAGTTTATGTCATGCCTTGTGCAAAAACACCTTTAAGTAAGTGACATGATCTTAGGACTTGATTTCTACTTGATATGATCTCATGACATGAAATctcaatggtccagggttcaaatcctgccaaCTGTCACGGTTGTATTTTGCCTTGGCTCATCTGTCCAggccagcccccccccctgacAGTCTATCACTTAGTGCATTAGTTAACTAAACCATTGAATAAGTAATGTTAATAGGTTAATGTATAATAGTTAATGATTGATTATGTAACAAAGATTGAATGATATGATATATTATGACATTAATGATAGTTATACAtgactagtagacatagagtagTTAATAGAACACATTAAGTAATATTTTCAGTGAGTCTGATTTTTGTACAAGAGATATAACATAAGTAGCATGAAAGCACATCTTAGTCACAATGCAAATGATGCACTCAGGGCTCACGCTGCCCACAATCAAATACAGTTTATGCACAATAACCCAATAAGGCCCATACAAATTCATCAGATTACACTCAGATCAAGTTGACTTCcacagagtcccaagcctgagTCCCTACACAAGAAAAATAGGAATTCCTTGTGATCGCCACTAAACCTGATTATAATGACAATGATTTGAAACTATGTAATTATttttggcctccttcagttgtaaaacaactatggttcatctcaaacactttttcttatggctgtggagccctattttggagagactttcccgtccacatatattgcatgtaaggtggctttcgctttggtggtagaggagccgggCAGCAATGAAATCAAGAAGAAAGTATCCTAAAACTTAACTTCCCCACTActggaaaacaacaaaaagaagtGCCAGCAAGAAGTAGCCACTCAGACCAAAAGAAGTAATGATGTGTACACAGTGCATCTTTAAAAACAACGCATAAAATATTACGGTGCACAAAAGAGAAAGAACATAGAACCAAATCAATATGCACATGACACCCACAACCATCCTCTGCccccctgcgggaggtttgggcttggatgaaataatcttcatttctaaaggaacatccgaagcatgtaaaacaaacaaaataaattctcttCTCTGCTCTGGCAGAAATGTGTTAGAATGAGTTGTAAGCCTACTCCCCCCCCAACCAGTCAAAATTATTGACTAATTACTTTGGTATCTGGATATTggcataatttatatttaacaaaGGAAAGACAGTTAAACCTTGTTTTTTGTTATACCTTAAAAGTGTGTAATTATTCGAAACAATTATTTGGTTAGAGGGGATGCTAGGCACAAAAGGGATGGAGGTctagagagaggagagaaatatggagagaaagagagaaatagcaAACTGTTCCAATTTAAAAGTCTAAGTAGGATAGCTTTACTATGCACAAGGCTTAGAGAAGGAGTAGAGAGAGAGCAGGCCATTTCATTCAACAAAACAGATACTAGAATTGACAAGCTTTAAAATATGTTAGAGGGAATTGTTTAAGAAGTGGCCATTTAAATGGAAGTGCTACATCAATAAATAGGGGAGGTTCCAAACAAAATAGACAATAGCTTGGAAAGAAATCAATGAGAGCTGCGAGTGTGTAAATGGTAGTCAATACATCAATGGTATTTGCCCTCTCTTGTCTCTATAATAGTAATTGTCCAGGGGTGGTGCGCTGGTGCAATTTTTTTACAGAGAAATTACACGAAAAGGAGGCAGGGGGTCAAAAAAACGTTGAAGATGACTGATTTACTTCTTTAATTCATGAGAATGTTAAACAAATAGTTTTCTAGATCCACTCAGCATGGGACACTATGCACCAACTTTGTAAAACACATGATCAGAACAAAAACCCTTTGCACTACACTAAAGCCTCTGATTCGTTACCTAGATAAAATGTAGTCATTGTGCAAGCTTGCATTGCTAGGCCATTAGACTCATAGAACATCCAGCACCATCTCCCCATTCATCCAGTGAATGACTAGCACTTATTTCTCTTTTCTCAGTTTGGAGTGGTCTTATCTTTATCAGACAAGGGCTGTACCAAGGAGGAGCACTGAGATTTTCTCTAAGCATTCCAGACAACTATCCAGATGGGGATTGTCCTGTAATCCACAACttttgttcttgttgtttttcttgtagATTCATTGGTTTTAACTGTTGTTATTTATTGAGATAGTCAAAACTTTATGTCAATGtagtgtattaaaaaaaatatcaagaaatacTTTTCTCTCTGCAGAAATTTGTCTTTGAATTTCCTGTCTTTCATCCTTTAGTAAATCCAGAAACTGGTGAGCTGGATGTGAAGAGGGAATTTCCTAGGTGGAggtgagtatttttttttatttcctcatagttgttttttctcatatatatatatatatataagtatttcTGTCTGGCTGCATGTGTCACTATTAACATTACCTTCTCAGAGTCAAACATTACCTTCTCAGAGTCAAACATTACCTGTCAGAGTcaagttttcattttaaagtaaaacttTTAATCTCCAATTCAAACACCAAGATCTCgactttatttttaagtatcaacctttttttttcaacccctTACTGCTATGTATGTCCACTAAATCTACACCAGGTGTAGTGGATTGTGTTTAgattattccatatgctagcaaaaattcatacaagtgctccttttcccctagtgccattagacaatggaataggttgcctgaatcacccaggaaaaccaataacttggCAGAGTTGAAGTCACTGATCAACATACATGAATAGATTTTGAACTAATGTTTGTTATCTAAAAGATGAGATTGTTGTTTAACAGATTCAACAGAACtacattctttttattatttattttatttataaaccagatatatttttacaaagcttatatcaactaactctgtctgacgtccgtctgtctgtttgtctggtcaaacgttttgaacatgtttttttttttttcattttccatTTTCAGaccaagttaaaactttgcacaattattcattaaaaaccTGATAAGACatgaactaattaaaaaaattaaactattagttGATTAATTGTTgatgattaattatttgttttatttcaaattaaagGGAATAAATATTACCTAATGAGATGGGGATATAAATATGGATTGAGTCCccttatttacattttaacatgtttttcTCCCGATTCCCATTCTTGGttgaaattaaaatttggcataattatttataattgatACAGAAATCAATCCAAAGATTAACCAATTTagtacttattaattaattttgctttatatagcagaaagggagataaagcccgtaattttcagataaatggcagtacttAGGGGTTCCTTCCcttgtataagctttgttgttgtttttttatttaaagttttttttttttctattgcttgtttaatatatattttctatCAATATGctaaaataatttgattttctTTGTTTAGGAGAAATGTTAATCATTTATGGCAAGTGATATTTTATGCCAGAAGAGTGTTTAGTAAAGTGGAAACCAAATCACCGTCCAACCCAGAGGCAGCACTTCTgtaagtttgtaaaataaaatatttttcaccaAATTTGAAGATACTTAAATGCAAGTGCTCTATTATGCCTGAAGAGTGTTTTCCAAACAATCTGTTTTAATTCCAGAGAGATCTCATTTTGTCTGCTGCTAGTGTATAACTTCTTACTTGAAAGTTGTTGTTTGAACAGGTGCATGAGATCCAGTGAACTACACAATTAGTGAACACAttcaattttttcttctttttttttaagctatcaGCAAGATAgagaactttttgaacaaaaattgtCAGAATCCTTAAAGTTATCCAAAGACAGATTGTATCAACCTCCAGTTTTAGATGACCCTTACGCACTCAGGTGACATTtgttttgatattaaaattgatTGAAATTGACTTATCTATGTACAGacagtttggaaaaaaaagagattttggGTGTATGtgcttttgttttaaacaaattaattacttCGCATTATCCATAGTTCAAAGTATACTTATTTTGGATTTGCAAATTGAAATAATTAGATCTGGTCTGACCCTGGAACACCTTTTAGTCTAACATTTAATTTTATGCTGCTAAAGTTTCACACTTAGCTATCCTGAGATGGTGAACAATGACATACAGAAATCAAGGGCTTGTTCTAAAATTCTAATACCCAGGAAACTAGTGACACTACAACGTTTATCTGTTTTTATTGAGCATTGTCACTGCAAAGCTGAATAATCTGGGTTTTTTACCAATGTCTCTACAAGAATTAATgatgtgctgttttttttagtaCCCATGTCACTGTCATACTGATTGGAAATTTTCCTGATGCAACAATTCTGGGCCTAGTAACTTATTGTTCCTACTTTAGTGTAAGTCCTTGAAAAAATGAAGTTCAGAACACAGGCTTTGAAATACTAATTACAGACCAGTCTACCGTTACTCACAATGCGTATTCGTTatgcaaaatctcccaaaatgACCACCAGTATGCAAATACAAATTTAACCCGTCACATTATGCATTGtgtatccttttttttctctctagacTAGCTTATGAGTCTTATGACACAGAGGTCAGCTAAGCCATcctatgaggaaaaaaaaaacagaaaaggtggggtgaacacaTTACACCCAGATCTATACATTGATTGGTTCTTGATAGCaaatagatttagtctagaaatgaagaacgtgtGAGTGgtggagtggcgggttggtatcGGTTGGTACCTTTCAGTTAGATCTAGCTATTACaccttcaatgaagtccagtagggagtCAGCGCCTACAAGGGCGCCGTTATCCCGTTGattgttagaaaggcttttaacCAACAACCAGGTCTGGATATGGGGTTCcccacccctgtcctgtctgaggacTCCCAGTAGTAACAGCTATAATTACTGGGCAGGAGTAGACTGTACCACGTATACATTGCACCGCCTGAGGTACTATTTAATCCTTACGATATAAGTGACCAAGAGCACTGCTAACCATGGgaagcttgtctcatattcctatactgttaCCACTACTCTAGCTATTCAGtcactgatgacggccccctttgtggaaTGGCCTGGcagactttttggactggggtgCGGGCTATTTGTTCCATCCCTACCCTGagtcagattaaaaaaaaaaagctcaccaaGGGAATCCCGCaagggcctggttcgctacacatctttcaatgtggggaaaaaattaatacttttctggtattttagcatttattattaatctattagtagttaaaagttagactattcatcactgagtaccggcacctaatcactgagtaagagcacctatttttttacaaaaaaaaagcactgaatatatatatatatattatatttgacAAAATAGTTGATTGCGCAAAATAGTTacacattctggtgccaaaatacacattttgaccatcagtgtTACactatttgacttttttttaggtAGGCAGGTCTTTAATTAGAGCACTTTAACTAGTTGATCTAAATGTGTATCATGAACGCTTGTATCTCCAAACTAAACTCATCAATATTATCAAACAATCCCTGAATTTATTCAATCTAGTCTCATTTTCCCTTTTCTACTTTTTTGACACTGTCTATGCTTCAGGATAACTCCACATATCATGTGCCACATTCATTGCAGACATAACTTTATCTGCCAGAGATTAATTTAGGAACTTTTTCCCCCGATCCATGTCTATCTTCCGCAATCGATTTCCTTTCGGTCTTAGATGTGTATTCCACCGCCTTTCTTGCTACATTCCAGTTgcagattttcatacatggtggAAAGCCTATAAATAGTAATGCtctttggtgtatctggtgtacaagaAATAAGGACATGTTGATAATCTatgccagtgatgcccaaactacggcccgcgggccagattcggcccgcgacatggttccatccggcccgccgaaacgtcggcactatgtgtagaaatctaccttccaaacaaacacaaaaaatgttgaaaaatgatTCGTTACCTACgtttgggccctcactttttctctgatggattggtgtcatgatctttaacatttgtgtgtttgtgaaaTAGGATTCTGAacgtagaatctaccaggaaaagttagcagatctttactttttttgttgttgttgaacaTGACAATAAGacgacaaatttattttataaagaaagtgtggctgttaaataaaacaacaacataaaaacggcattataaaataaatatggcggGATTCTTGGTTTGtgtcgcgaataaaagattgttaaactatgcCTAGATATTGGAAGATCCATGGAAATATTTATCCAAATGAGACCACAAAATGGGTTGGTGTTGCTCacatttaagtagagaaatgaagttaTTGTCCGACGcgtaaataatatatataattgtcaaaTAACCTATTAATTAAGTATCAAATGCAAaggtttctaccaaaatagtttcagaacaatttcatttcattttataacttttcgttcatgtggcccgcgagctGAGTGTTGGAAACTAGAATGGCCCGCGggtcaaattaggttgggcatcactgatctatgctttgaaaaaaatacatgaTAATGTTTGTACTGCAGTGTTAGGCACCTCAGTGCTGTGTCTTGTGCAGATAAGTCTAAACAGAGGTAACattcaataacaaaataacaCAGACAAAAGGTCAACACTATAAAGGTACTTGACACTGATGAACGATAtcaaacaagaagtttaatacatAATGAATTGAACCTTCGAATGTCGCATTATCTAAATATCTACTTCAGAAATTAAAGCTGACCTCTCTTTTAAGCTACTAAAAGTATTTTGTGTGTAATTACTTTTGCTACCCTATAAATCCTAGTCTTGCCTTTAATAATCGCGTCAGTCTCTAAGTCAAAAGTCTACCCTTAaagatgaaacaaataactttgttttaaattccTAATCATGTTACAACAGCAGAATCAATATTTGTAAAGCTCTTCTGTTTGtaagttttatttagttggtAAGTTTGAAGTTCAATTTAGGGTATTTGACATTGTTGAGTTTATTGAGAAAAACTTTCAAATGATTTACTTTTGATAGTGTAATACACATAGTCTAGCAACAAAATCTCTACTAAAAGTAGTTGACAGATAAATGAGCAATGAAATGTCAACTAATTTGTATTCATATTTTGACATGCAGAGAGAGGAATCTTCCTTCTGCTTTGTATCTTATTATAATGATACTATATTCATTTCAACTTTGAAAAGttagtaaagttctcctttcagacatcattgcgatctatagggcagatgatgtaaaggtcatctgtttctgtggcccatggtaaacgagtgtgtcatgtggacagcacaatgaccagccgcctttactttccccaactaatgtcaggtacccactagagctgggtggacacaaaggtgcccaaagatcccgaaattaaaatcccagtcttcaccgggattcgaagctgggacctcggttcggaagccaagcgctttaccgctcagccactgcacctccctACATTCATTTAGTCATTGAAAATAGTTGTCCAATACTTCAATTTGTTTTCATAACCTATAAACTTCAACTTAAACTACTATTGCCTATGTCATTTAACTTCCAACTAAGTACTACAATTGCCTATGACATTACAGGTTCAGTCCTTGGAATGAAGCCATTCATCCAGATACCAAGAAACAAATGATGCACTTATCCCAGGTAAATGATTGGACTGTTCAGAAAGTTTTCCCTGTTCTtgaattatttgtttctttgtgtctatttgttgttgttttattgcaTTTCAATAAGAATTGAATTTCTGTTCATCTCATTGCACAATCCCATACCAAGTGTTGTGTTTGTATTCTCTTTCGTCTGCATGTGGTTGTAATATATCCCAGAACTCTGTTTGGTCTTTTCTGGTGATTAGCTTCCTAATTGTGTGGTGTGCACTCAATACTGTCATGTGTGAGCCCTGCCTTATTCATTCTACTTGCCATCAGATGTTGACTTAGATTTGACATCTGTATTTGTGAAGGAagtgaaaaaattgcttgttcAGAAAGCAAG contains the following coding sequences:
- the LOC106063016 gene encoding AKT-interacting protein-like isoform X2 is translated as MSTASDHVAQSSDNSSLSQPLRPSNDGRQLPSIPNSTPYSSRSQNGSRVGQALTNRGSNGYGPFFQEYSLMAEYHLLQQQKIPGVYVMPCAKTPLIWSGLIFIRQGLYQGGALRFSLSIPDNYPDGDCPKFVFEFPVFHPLVNPETGELDVKREFPRWRRNVNHLWQVIFYARRVFSKVETKSPSNPEAALLYQQDRELFEQKLSESLKLSKDRLYQPPVLDDPYALRFSPWNEAIHPDTKKQMMHLSQHQSNESGSANPSDLGLSWMDPDQPNIFVKDESENN
- the LOC106063016 gene encoding AKT-interacting protein-like isoform X1, which produces MSTASDHVAQSSDNSSLSQPLRPSNDGRQLPSIPNSTPYSSRSQNGSRVGQALTNRGSNGYGPFFQEYSLMAEYHLLQQQKIPGVYVMPCAKTPLIWSGLIFIRQGLYQGGALRFSLSIPDNYPDGDCPKFVFEFPVFHPLVNPETGELDVKREFPRWRRNVNHLWQVIFYARRVFSKVETKSPSNPEAALLYQQDRELFEQKLSESLKLSKDRLYQPPVLDDPYALRFSPWNEAIHPDTKKQMMHLSQKCFQGFRHQSNESGSANPSDLGLSWMDPDQPNIFVKDESENN